The following coding sequences lie in one Flagellimonas eckloniae genomic window:
- a CDS encoding RNA polymerase sigma factor — protein sequence MSHQNEHTDALLQSCLKGKQSAQLEIYNRYYKAMYNVAFRIVKDSAEAEDVMQESFLNAFTKLHTFKGDVAFGAWLKRIVINNSIYHYKKQQKNRAVDLDEVMYKVEDNDEVSLNHNGYTELKAQKVMETMKSLKDNYRVSLTLHLIEGYDYEEISDIMNISYANCRTTISRAKESLRKKLTVNA from the coding sequence TTGAGCCACCAAAATGAACATACTGATGCACTGCTTCAATCGTGCTTAAAAGGAAAACAAAGCGCACAATTGGAAATTTACAATAGGTACTATAAAGCTATGTACAATGTAGCTTTTAGGATTGTAAAGGACTCTGCCGAAGCTGAAGATGTAATGCAGGAATCGTTTCTGAACGCGTTTACGAAACTGCACACATTTAAAGGAGATGTAGCCTTTGGGGCATGGTTAAAGCGCATTGTGATAAACAACAGTATATATCATTACAAAAAGCAGCAAAAAAATAGAGCTGTTGATCTAGATGAAGTAATGTACAAGGTCGAAGATAATGATGAAGTTTCTTTAAATCACAATGGTTATACTGAACTGAAGGCTCAAAAAGTGATGGAAACCATGAAAAGTTTAAAAGATAATTACAGAGTTTCTTTGACCTTACATTTAATTGAAGGGTATGATTATGAGGAAATAAGTGACATAATGAATATCAGCTACGCAAATTGTAGAACAACAATATCGCGAGCTAAAGAAAGTTTGAGAAAAAAATTGACCGTAAATGCTTAA
- a CDS encoding head GIN domain-containing protein: MKKFITLGLALSIVAITNAQWGKRVKGNGNIVTIERSIGEYDAVSLAGWFNVEFVDGNEGELTLKGESNLLEYIKTEVKDGKLVIKTEKGVNLRPSNWSSKIHITVPVESINAATLSGSGDIVGKTTLKSDSFKTKIAGSGDISLTIDATYVEASISGSGDINLAGKAVDFKVQVAGSGDIKAYELEAENVTALVSGSADIKVTANSSIDAKVSGSGDIHYKGNPDKIKTKSSGSGDITKV, encoded by the coding sequence ATGAAAAAATTTATCACACTAGGACTAGCATTATCAATAGTAGCAATTACGAATGCCCAATGGGGGAAAAGAGTTAAGGGAAATGGAAATATAGTTACCATTGAACGTTCCATTGGAGAATATGATGCCGTGTCATTGGCAGGCTGGTTTAATGTAGAGTTTGTAGACGGTAATGAAGGAGAGCTTACTTTGAAGGGTGAATCCAATCTATTGGAATACATTAAAACGGAAGTGAAAGATGGTAAATTGGTTATTAAAACAGAAAAAGGCGTCAATCTGAGACCTTCCAACTGGAGTTCCAAAATTCATATTACCGTCCCGGTTGAAAGTATAAACGCAGCCACGCTTTCTGGTTCTGGTGATATTGTTGGGAAAACGACCTTAAAGTCGGACAGTTTTAAAACAAAAATCGCAGGGTCAGGCGATATTTCACTAACCATTGATGCAACGTATGTGGAGGCATCAATCTCTGGGTCAGGCGACATTAACTTGGCAGGAAAAGCGGTAGATTTTAAGGTACAGGTAGCGGGTTCGGGCGATATCAAGGCTTACGAACTGGAAGCTGAAAATGTAACCGCTTTGGTATCCGGTTCTGCAGATATTAAAGTTACTGCCAATAGTTCCATAGATGCCAAGGTATCTGGTTCTGGGGATATCCATTATAAAGGGAATCCTGATAAAATAAAGACAAAATCATCCGGTTCCGGAGATATTACCAAAGTATAA
- a CDS encoding MFS transporter has protein sequence MARALALKGSKKLLNAWAFYDWANSVYSLVISSAIFPIFYGALFRVAEIEKVTIFGGEIARAPLISYVTSLAFVFIAIITPLVSGIADYLGNKKIFLKFFCYLGAASCIGLYWFSLENIYFGLVCYFFGLVGFWVSFAINNSYLPDIAFPEQQDKVSAKGFSLGYIGSVILLVFNLAMVMQPAVFGITDSGGEVAEIKAMKYSFISVGIWWILFSQYTFLHLPKGYKREGARTNIVLNGFRELQSVWKQLGSETRLKRYLGAFFVYSMAVQTIMLIATYFGEEEINWGTDSERTTGLIISILVIQIVAILGATVTAFASKAYGNIKTLIVINIFWILLCVYAYFLQTPMDFYIAAGLVGIVMGGIQALSRSTYSKFLPETTDTTSFFSFYDVAEKIGIVIGTFLYGAIAQLTGSMRDSTIFLGLFFLVGVLLLLRVNKPKK, from the coding sequence ATGGCACGAGCATTGGCACTTAAAGGAAGTAAAAAATTATTGAATGCTTGGGCTTTTTACGATTGGGCAAACTCAGTATATAGTTTGGTCATTTCATCTGCCATTTTCCCTATTTTTTATGGTGCATTGTTCCGTGTGGCGGAGATTGAAAAAGTGACCATTTTTGGCGGTGAAATTGCTAGAGCACCATTAATCAGTTATGTTACCTCACTGGCGTTTGTTTTTATAGCCATTATAACTCCTTTGGTTTCGGGAATAGCTGATTATTTGGGGAACAAAAAGATTTTTCTCAAGTTTTTCTGTTACTTGGGTGCGGCATCGTGCATTGGGCTCTATTGGTTCTCTTTGGAAAACATCTATTTTGGGTTGGTCTGTTATTTCTTTGGACTAGTTGGTTTTTGGGTGAGTTTTGCTATAAATAATTCCTATTTACCGGACATTGCATTTCCGGAACAACAAGATAAAGTAAGTGCGAAAGGATTCTCACTGGGCTATATTGGAAGTGTAATCTTACTTGTGTTTAATCTGGCAATGGTGATGCAACCCGCGGTTTTTGGTATTACAGACAGTGGAGGGGAAGTTGCTGAAATAAAAGCCATGAAATACTCTTTTATCTCAGTTGGAATTTGGTGGATTTTGTTTAGCCAATATACTTTTTTACATCTTCCAAAAGGATATAAACGGGAAGGAGCACGGACCAATATTGTTCTTAATGGATTTCGGGAATTGCAAAGTGTCTGGAAACAGTTAGGCTCTGAAACTCGCCTTAAGCGTTACTTAGGAGCATTTTTTGTCTATAGTATGGCGGTACAGACCATCATGTTGATTGCTACTTATTTCGGGGAAGAAGAAATCAATTGGGGCACGGATAGCGAAAGAACAACTGGACTTATCATTAGCATTTTGGTCATTCAGATTGTAGCTATTTTGGGAGCAACCGTTACGGCTTTTGCCTCCAAGGCATATGGGAACATTAAAACCCTTATCGTAATTAATATTTTTTGGATTTTACTGTGCGTATATGCATACTTTTTGCAAACCCCAATGGATTTTTATATCGCTGCTGGTTTGGTAGGTATTGTTATGGGGGGAATACAGGCCCTGTCTCGTTCCACATACTCCAAGTTTTTGCCAGAAACCACAGATACTACATCTTTTTTTAGCTTTTATGATGTAGCTGAAAAAATTGGAATCGTAATAGGAACATTTTTATATGGCGCGATTGCGCAACTTACAGGAAGTATGAGGGACAGTACTATCTTTTTAGGGTTGTTCTTTTTAGTTGGAGTTCTTTTACTTCTAAGAGTCAATAAACCTAAAAAATAA
- a CDS encoding M48 family metallopeptidase, whose protein sequence is MKKLILTATVFLIVAACKTNPFTGKSTLNFYPNSQIFPMAFAQYDSFLTENKVVTGTSEAQMITKVGQRIASAAERWLDANGYPGYLKEYKWEYNLVNDETVNAWCMPGGKIVFYTGILPITQTETGVAVVMGHEVAHALADHGAQRMSAGMVQQIGAVAGNVAIKDPEKRNMFNQAYGLGSTVGVMLPFSRSHETEADRIGLQIMAIAGYNPDEAAELWKRMKANAGGEAPPEFMSTHPSNDTRISNLTAWAPAAKQEAAKYGVTSFK, encoded by the coding sequence ATGAAGAAATTGATTCTAACTGCTACAGTTTTTTTGATTGTAGCAGCATGCAAGACAAATCCTTTTACGGGAAAAAGTACCCTCAACTTCTATCCCAATAGCCAAATTTTTCCAATGGCTTTTGCGCAGTATGATAGTTTTTTGACGGAAAATAAGGTAGTTACCGGAACTTCCGAAGCCCAAATGATAACAAAAGTTGGTCAGCGTATAGCCTCAGCTGCAGAACGTTGGTTAGATGCAAATGGATACCCCGGATACTTAAAAGAGTATAAGTGGGAGTATAATCTGGTAAATGATGAAACAGTGAATGCGTGGTGTATGCCAGGTGGTAAAATTGTATTTTACACGGGAATTTTACCTATTACCCAAACGGAGACAGGCGTTGCCGTAGTAATGGGACATGAAGTGGCTCATGCCTTGGCGGATCATGGAGCACAACGTATGAGTGCTGGAATGGTTCAACAAATTGGAGCCGTTGCAGGTAACGTGGCCATTAAGGACCCTGAAAAGCGTAACATGTTCAATCAAGCTTATGGATTAGGTTCTACGGTAGGAGTCATGCTTCCATTTAGCAGAAGTCATGAAACCGAGGCAGATAGAATAGGGTTGCAGATTATGGCCATTGCTGGGTATAATCCAGATGAAGCAGCTGAACTATGGAAAAGAATGAAGGCTAATGCTGGAGGAGAAGCGCCACCGGAATTTATGAGTACCCATCCCTCAAATGATACAAGAATAAGTAATTTAACGGCTTGGGCGCCTGCCGCAAAGCAGGAGGCTGCAAAATACGGAGTAACATCATTTAAATAA
- a CDS encoding glycoside hydrolase family 31 protein, translated as MITNTEIEKRGNQYPNHIVEFKQENDKLFFTTQNGVILEITILRDSAIRFRYATEHVFEPDFSYAISDDVSLGYNDLDVKDEIPEYVITTSKIKIRVNKSNLKVQIVDLEDKVIIDDELGFHWEENYNYGGNIVKMGKVCHSGESYYGMGDKASHTNLKGKRVNNWATDSYAYGKDQEPLYKSIPFYVGLKEEIAYGVFFDNSFSTYFDFANEKRNVTSFWADGGEMNYYFFYGPKMNQVVEAYTDLTGLPELPPLWALGFHQSKWSYYPEKKVKDIASTFRKLKIPCDAIYLDIDYMEGFRCFTWDNKHFPNPKKMIEELEEDGFKTITMIDPGIKIDRDYWVYQQAMDNGFFCRRADGPHFKGKVWPGECKFPDFTDPEVREWWAGLYKEMIADMGVKGVWNDMNEPAIMEVPSKTANLDVRHDYDGHPCSHRKAHNVYGMQMVRATYEGVKKFMFPRRPFVLTRAAYSGTQRYCATWTGDNVATWEHLWIANVQMQRMCMSGYSFVGSDIGGFAEQPNGELFARWMQLAIFHPFCRVHSSGDHGDQEPWSFGDEITDIVRKYIELRYQLLPYLYTMFYKYINGGLPMLQSLVFYDQADTQTHFRTDEFLFGEQILVCPVQEPNAQGRRMYFPKGKWYNYWTDEVISGGVEKWVSAEIEIIPLFVKEGAMVPKYPVQQYVGEKEIKELQIDVYFKEGIENSEVYEDQQDGYDYKKGRYSLRKFRLRGKENELIIQQFKDGNFITSYEKFILTFHGLPFEIGTIELDNEIVDPKDIKLNGNNTIEVSKDFTELHLVGK; from the coding sequence ATGATTACCAATACTGAAATAGAAAAAAGAGGTAACCAGTACCCCAATCATATCGTTGAGTTTAAACAGGAAAACGACAAGCTTTTCTTCACGACCCAAAATGGTGTTATTTTAGAAATTACCATTTTGCGTGATAGTGCAATTCGTTTTAGGTATGCAACGGAACATGTTTTTGAACCTGATTTTTCATATGCTATAAGTGATGATGTAAGTTTAGGTTATAATGACTTGGATGTAAAGGATGAGATTCCGGAATATGTTATAACTACCTCAAAAATCAAAATTCGTGTCAACAAATCAAATTTGAAGGTCCAAATTGTGGATTTAGAAGATAAGGTGATTATTGATGATGAATTGGGATTTCACTGGGAGGAGAATTATAACTATGGAGGCAACATTGTCAAGATGGGTAAAGTTTGTCATTCCGGAGAGAGTTATTACGGAATGGGAGACAAGGCCTCGCATACCAATTTAAAGGGAAAACGGGTAAATAATTGGGCCACGGATTCCTACGCTTATGGAAAAGATCAAGAACCGTTATATAAGTCAATACCGTTTTATGTAGGATTAAAGGAAGAGATAGCCTATGGCGTTTTCTTTGATAATTCCTTTAGTACCTATTTTGACTTCGCTAATGAAAAAAGAAATGTGACCAGTTTTTGGGCTGATGGAGGGGAAATGAACTATTATTTCTTTTACGGACCCAAAATGAATCAAGTTGTGGAAGCCTACACCGATTTGACCGGTCTTCCTGAGTTACCACCTTTATGGGCATTGGGGTTCCATCAATCGAAATGGAGCTATTACCCGGAAAAAAAAGTAAAAGATATTGCATCGACCTTTAGAAAGTTAAAAATACCTTGTGATGCCATTTACTTGGATATTGACTATATGGAGGGGTTTCGTTGTTTTACATGGGATAATAAACACTTCCCCAATCCAAAGAAAATGATTGAAGAATTGGAGGAAGATGGTTTTAAGACCATCACCATGATAGACCCGGGAATAAAAATAGATAGAGATTACTGGGTGTATCAACAAGCAATGGATAATGGATTCTTTTGCCGTAGGGCAGATGGCCCTCATTTTAAGGGTAAGGTATGGCCTGGAGAATGTAAGTTTCCAGATTTTACAGACCCAGAAGTACGCGAATGGTGGGCTGGTTTATACAAGGAGATGATTGCGGATATGGGAGTAAAAGGCGTTTGGAACGATATGAACGAACCAGCCATAATGGAAGTCCCATCAAAAACTGCTAACCTTGATGTAAGGCATGATTATGATGGGCACCCGTGCAGTCATAGAAAAGCACACAATGTATACGGCATGCAAATGGTTCGCGCTACTTACGAAGGCGTCAAAAAATTCATGTTCCCACGAAGACCTTTTGTGTTGACACGGGCCGCATATTCAGGAACACAAAGGTATTGCGCAACCTGGACCGGTGATAACGTTGCAACTTGGGAGCACTTATGGATTGCAAATGTGCAAATGCAACGGATGTGTATGAGCGGTTATTCTTTTGTGGGTTCAGATATTGGTGGATTTGCAGAACAACCTAACGGCGAATTATTTGCAAGATGGATGCAATTGGCAATTTTCCACCCATTTTGCAGGGTGCATTCCAGTGGAGATCATGGAGATCAAGAACCTTGGTCTTTTGGAGATGAAATAACGGATATTGTTAGAAAATATATAGAACTCCGTTACCAGTTACTGCCCTATTTATACACTATGTTTTACAAGTATATAAATGGCGGTCTTCCAATGCTTCAATCTCTAGTGTTTTATGATCAAGCAGATACACAAACCCATTTTAGAACAGATGAGTTTCTTTTTGGCGAACAAATTTTGGTATGCCCTGTGCAGGAGCCCAATGCCCAAGGAAGACGTATGTATTTTCCTAAAGGAAAATGGTACAACTACTGGACAGATGAGGTGATTTCTGGAGGGGTGGAAAAATGGGTGTCCGCAGAAATAGAAATAATTCCACTATTTGTAAAAGAAGGGGCTATGGTTCCCAAATATCCAGTACAACAATATGTTGGGGAAAAGGAAATCAAGGAACTTCAGATAGATGTATATTTCAAGGAAGGAATTGAAAACTCAGAAGTCTATGAGGATCAGCAAGATGGTTATGATTATAAAAAGGGACGTTACAGCCTAAGAAAGTTTAGACTACGAGGTAAGGAGAACGAATTGATTATTCAACAGTTCAAAGATGGAAATTTCATTACTTCCTACGAAAAATTCATCCTAACATTCCATGGTTTACCCTTTGAAATTGGTACAATAGAATTGGATAATGAGATAGTTGACCCGAAAGATATTAAGCTTAACGGAAACAATACTATTGAGGTAAGCAAGGATTTTACTGAACTTCATTTAGTTGGAAAATAA
- the glgB gene encoding 1,4-alpha-glucan branching protein GlgB: protein MSKVISHSLFTEFDINLFKAGKHYRLYEKLGSHLLEVDGVKGTYFAVWAPSAKSVAVIGDFNFWETGEHQLNVRWDESGIWEGFVPGVDKGTKYKYKIQSHNNDIWTEKADPFGRYCEQPPKTASVVWEAKYNWKDKDWMETRESKNALDKPYSVYEVHLGSWKKKNGWESLSYVELADELVDYVAEMGFTHVEFMPIMEYPYDPSWGYQLTGYFAPTSRFGKPQDFKLLVDKFHQKGIGVILDWVPSHFPEDAHGLGFFDGSHLYEHPDRRRGYHPDWKSLIFNYGRNEVRAFLISNAIFWLDQYHVDGLRVDAVASMLYLDYSREDGEWGPNIYGNNENLEAMSFLREMNTEVYASFKGVQTIAEESTAFTGVSKPVHLGGLGFGMKWMMGWMHDTLEFFKKEPIHRSYDLNDITFSMTYAFTENFMLPFSHDEVVYGKQSLLYRMPGDEWQRFANLRLLFGYMFTHPGGNLLFMGAEFGQSSEWNFQESLEWHLTQYDFHSGIQEVIKDLNKVYKNNPALYQKQFSEEGFQWIEYNDQENTVMTYIRKGLDPKDDLIIACNFTPVPRENYRVGVPKTKQLKLIFNSDDAKYAGSGIGKKTLKSTTTAWNGHKQSVVMTLPPLGVVIYR from the coding sequence ATGTCCAAAGTAATTTCCCATAGTCTTTTTACGGAGTTTGATATCAATCTTTTTAAAGCTGGAAAGCATTATAGACTTTATGAAAAATTGGGCTCCCATCTTTTGGAAGTAGATGGTGTAAAAGGAACTTACTTTGCCGTTTGGGCTCCTTCCGCTAAATCAGTGGCCGTAATCGGAGATTTTAATTTCTGGGAGACAGGTGAACATCAATTAAATGTTAGATGGGATGAAAGCGGTATTTGGGAAGGCTTTGTTCCAGGTGTTGATAAAGGCACCAAGTATAAATACAAAATCCAGTCACACAATAATGATATTTGGACGGAGAAAGCAGATCCGTTTGGTAGATATTGCGAGCAACCTCCAAAGACCGCTTCCGTAGTTTGGGAGGCCAAATACAATTGGAAGGATAAAGATTGGATGGAAACACGCGAGTCCAAAAATGCTCTGGACAAGCCATATTCCGTCTACGAGGTACATTTGGGATCTTGGAAAAAGAAAAATGGATGGGAATCACTTTCTTACGTAGAACTGGCAGATGAGCTTGTTGATTATGTTGCTGAAATGGGGTTTACCCATGTAGAGTTCATGCCCATAATGGAATACCCCTATGATCCTTCTTGGGGCTATCAACTAACAGGGTATTTTGCACCAACATCACGATTTGGTAAGCCTCAAGATTTTAAGCTTCTAGTAGATAAATTTCATCAAAAAGGAATAGGTGTTATTTTGGATTGGGTACCATCCCACTTTCCAGAAGATGCTCATGGGCTTGGATTTTTCGATGGATCTCACCTTTATGAACACCCGGATAGGAGAAGAGGGTATCACCCAGATTGGAAAAGTTTGATTTTCAATTATGGAAGAAATGAAGTAAGGGCCTTTTTAATCAGTAATGCTATTTTTTGGTTGGATCAATATCATGTGGATGGGCTTCGGGTGGATGCAGTTGCTTCCATGCTGTACTTGGATTACTCTCGGGAAGATGGGGAATGGGGACCCAACATATATGGTAACAATGAAAATTTGGAAGCCATGTCCTTTCTACGTGAAATGAACACGGAAGTATATGCCAGTTTTAAAGGTGTACAGACCATTGCGGAGGAATCAACAGCTTTTACAGGAGTTTCCAAGCCCGTGCATTTAGGTGGTCTTGGTTTTGGTATGAAATGGATGATGGGTTGGATGCATGATACCTTGGAATTTTTCAAAAAAGAACCTATTCATAGATCATATGATTTAAATGACATAACATTTAGTATGACTTATGCATTTACCGAAAATTTTATGCTACCATTTTCACACGATGAAGTGGTGTATGGAAAGCAATCATTGTTATATCGAATGCCTGGAGATGAATGGCAGCGTTTTGCTAATTTAAGATTGCTGTTTGGTTATATGTTTACACATCCTGGAGGGAATCTGCTCTTTATGGGTGCCGAGTTTGGACAATCTTCTGAATGGAACTTTCAAGAAAGTTTGGAATGGCATTTAACCCAGTATGATTTTCATTCAGGAATTCAAGAAGTAATAAAAGATTTGAACAAGGTGTATAAAAATAATCCTGCATTGTACCAAAAGCAATTTAGCGAAGAAGGGTTTCAATGGATTGAATATAATGACCAGGAAAACACGGTCATGACCTATATTAGGAAAGGTCTAGATCCAAAAGACGATTTAATTATTGCTTGCAACTTTACCCCAGTGCCGCGTGAGAATTATCGAGTGGGAGTCCCTAAAACAAAACAGTTAAAGTTGATTTTTAATAGTGATGATGCCAAATATGCTGGAAGTGGAATAGGCAAGAAAACATTGAAATCAACTACAACAGCATGGAATGGACATAAACAATCCGTGGTAATGACTCTTCCTCCGTTGGGTGTCGTAATTTATAGGTGA
- the msrB gene encoding peptide-methionine (R)-S-oxide reductase MsrB, which produces MGKKLLILTLTIISGCKGFSQKEIKEIKKDTDYAVSKTDKEWRAELTDMEYYVLRKAATENAFTSDLLDNKEKGTYVCAGCATPLFKSEHKFNSGTGWPSFDREIEGNVAYDVDYKIGYERTEEHCATCGGHLGHVFNDGPRNTTGKRHCINGVALDFVPDSN; this is translated from the coding sequence ATGGGAAAAAAATTGCTTATCCTCACCCTTACAATCATTTCTGGATGTAAGGGTTTTTCACAAAAAGAAATCAAGGAAATTAAAAAAGATACTGATTACGCTGTTTCAAAAACGGACAAAGAATGGCGTGCCGAGCTTACGGATATGGAATATTACGTATTGCGAAAGGCAGCCACTGAAAATGCATTTACCAGCGATTTATTGGATAACAAGGAAAAGGGCACCTATGTTTGTGCAGGTTGTGCCACGCCACTTTTCAAGAGTGAACATAAATTTAATTCAGGAACAGGCTGGCCAAGCTTTGACCGTGAGATTGAGGGTAATGTTGCCTATGATGTAGATTATAAAATTGGTTATGAACGTACGGAAGAACATTGTGCCACCTGCGGAGGTCATTTAGGCCATGTCTTTAACGATGGGCCAAGGAACACTACAGGAAAAAGACATTGTATTAACGGAGTAGCGCTGGATTTTGTACCAGATTCAAACTAA
- the msrB gene encoding peptide-methionine (R)-S-oxide reductase MsrB, whose product MDKKYGVEKTDTEWKEKLSAEEYHVLRQKGTERPFTGEFNAHFEDGDYHCKACNAKLFESNHKFESGCGWPSFDQAIEGAIEYIRDTTHGMVRTETVCANCGSHLGHVFNDGPRETTGQRYCINSVSIDFDPTEEP is encoded by the coding sequence ATGGATAAAAAATATGGAGTAGAAAAAACAGATACTGAATGGAAAGAGAAGCTTTCTGCAGAGGAATATCATGTTTTGCGCCAGAAAGGCACTGAAAGACCATTTACCGGTGAATTCAACGCACACTTTGAAGACGGAGACTATCATTGCAAAGCATGCAATGCCAAATTATTTGAAAGCAACCATAAATTTGAAAGTGGTTGTGGGTGGCCTTCTTTTGACCAAGCCATAGAGGGGGCCATTGAATACATAAGGGATACTACCCATGGAATGGTCCGTACAGAAACGGTTTGTGCCAACTGTGGAAGCCATTTGGGACATGTTTTTAATGATGGTCCCAGAGAAACAACTGGGCAACGTTATTGTATTAATTCTGTAAGCATTGACTTTGACCCTACTGAGGAACCATGA
- a CDS encoding DUF1572 family protein gives MSFQENYIENIQFEFNRYKVMGDKTFAQLSDEDILWKYSETGNSIAIIVKHMAGNMLSRWTNFLTEDGEKPWRNREVEFEKPYTSKAEMITAWERGWKCLFDALGDIDHSNFDSKIKIRNEEHSIIEAINRQLAHYCSHVGQIVFMGKMIKGTNWISLSIPKGDSEKFNKKMFG, from the coding sequence ATGAGTTTTCAGGAAAATTATATTGAGAATATACAGTTCGAGTTTAATCGTTATAAAGTAATGGGTGATAAGACTTTTGCCCAACTTAGTGATGAAGATATTCTCTGGAAATATTCAGAAACGGGTAATTCCATTGCCATTATTGTAAAACACATGGCGGGCAATATGTTGAGCAGATGGACCAATTTTTTAACGGAAGATGGCGAAAAACCTTGGCGTAATCGAGAAGTGGAATTTGAAAAACCCTATACTTCTAAAGCAGAAATGATAACCGCTTGGGAAAGAGGCTGGAAATGCCTATTTGATGCTCTTGGGGATATTGACCATTCTAACTTCGATTCCAAAATTAAAATTCGGAATGAAGAACACTCAATTATTGAAGCAATAAATAGACAATTGGCTCATTACTGCAGTCATGTAGGCCAAATCGTTTTCATGGGGAAAATGATAAAAGGTACCAATTGGATTTCACTTTCAATCCCTAAGGGAGACTCTGAAAAGTTCAACAAAAAAATGTTTGGATAG
- the lpdA gene encoding dihydrolipoyl dehydrogenase, with the protein MSNFDVIVLGSGPGGYVTAIRASQLGLKTAIVEKESLGGVCLNWGCIPTKALLKSAQVFEYLKHAEDYGLSAKKVEHDFDAVVKRSRGVADGMSKGVQFLMKKNKIEILNGFGKVQPGKKVLVKGEHGDTAEYTADHIIIATGARSRELPSLPQDGKKVIGYREAMSLKEQPKKLIVVGSGAIGIEFAYFYNSMGTEVTVVEYLPNIVPVEDEDVSKQLERSFKKAGVKIKTSAEVTHVDTSGEGVKATVKTAKGEEVLEADIVLSAVGIKTNIENIGLEDVGIAVDRDKILVNDYYQTNIPGYYAIGDVTQGQALAHVASAEGILCVEKIAGMHVEALDYGNIPGCTYCMPEIASVGLTEKQAKEQGYDIKVGKFPFSASGKAKASGNPDGFVKVIFDAKYGEWLGCHMIGVGVTDMIAEAVVARKLETTGHEVLKAVHPHPTMSEAVMEAVADAYDEVIHL; encoded by the coding sequence ATGAGCAACTTCGATGTAATTGTTTTGGGTAGTGGTCCTGGAGGATATGTAACGGCCATAAGGGCCTCTCAACTTGGACTCAAAACAGCCATTGTGGAAAAAGAAAGTTTGGGCGGTGTTTGCCTTAACTGGGGCTGTATTCCTACCAAAGCCCTATTGAAGTCCGCTCAAGTTTTTGAATACCTTAAGCATGCCGAGGATTATGGGCTGAGTGCCAAAAAAGTGGAACATGATTTTGATGCAGTAGTAAAAAGAAGTCGTGGTGTAGCAGATGGAATGAGCAAAGGCGTTCAATTTTTGATGAAGAAAAACAAGATTGAGATTCTTAATGGTTTCGGAAAAGTACAACCCGGAAAAAAGGTTTTGGTCAAAGGTGAACATGGAGATACTGCTGAATATACTGCCGATCATATAATTATTGCCACTGGCGCAAGAAGTAGGGAGCTACCAAGTCTTCCACAAGATGGAAAGAAAGTGATTGGTTATCGTGAGGCAATGTCATTAAAGGAACAGCCCAAAAAACTGATTGTTGTGGGTAGTGGTGCCATCGGTATCGAATTTGCCTATTTCTACAATTCAATGGGCACTGAGGTAACCGTGGTTGAATACCTTCCCAATATAGTTCCTGTAGAGGACGAAGATGTTTCCAAGCAATTGGAACGCAGCTTTAAAAAAGCTGGTGTAAAAATAAAAACTTCTGCGGAGGTTACCCATGTTGATACTTCTGGTGAAGGAGTAAAAGCTACGGTTAAAACTGCAAAAGGAGAAGAGGTTTTAGAGGCCGATATTGTTCTTTCGGCAGTCGGAATCAAAACAAATATTGAGAATATAGGTCTGGAAGATGTTGGAATTGCGGTTGATCGCGATAAGATTTTGGTGAACGATTATTACCAAACCAATATTCCAGGGTACTATGCCATTGGCGATGTTACCCAAGGACAAGCTTTGGCACATGTAGCCTCTGCTGAAGGTATTCTTTGTGTTGAAAAAATAGCAGGAATGCATGTGGAAGCCTTGGATTATGGAAATATTCCCGGGTGTACCTATTGTATGCCTGAAATTGCTTCTGTAGGACTTACCGAAAAACAGGCCAAAGAGCAAGGATATGATATCAAGGTTGGCAAATTTCCTTTTTCAGCGAGTGGAAAGGCCAAGGCTTCTGGAAATCCCGATGGTTTTGTAAAAGTTATTTTTGATGCCAAATATGGCGAATGGTTAGGTTGCCATATGATCGGCGTTGGTGTAACCGACATGATAGCCGAAGCCGTGGTTGCACGTAAACTGGAAACCACAGGACATGAAGTTCTTAAGGCAGTTCACCCCCACCCAACCATGAGTGAGGCGGTTATGGAAGCCGTTGCTGATGCGTATGATGAAGTAATCCATTTATAA